The Pieris rapae chromosome 1, ilPieRapa1.1, whole genome shotgun sequence genome contains the following window.
GCAGCGCGAGCCCATGCATTACCTATTAATTTTCCAGCAAtgtatcgatttttttttcgatctTTGTGACTCAACATCCAGTTTTTAGTTTCTGAAGCGAAGTAAGTTTtgaaaggtttaaaaaaactcCGGTCAAGCGGTTGTAAAGCCTGTGTAGTGTGGCTTGGCAAACAGAACAATATGATGTCATTTTCTTGTGCTAATTCTAGTAAATCAATAGCAGTAGTGTGAGATGAATGCCCGTCAAGTATAAGCAAAACCTTACCCTGTGGTTTTATTGGCACGAACTGTTCTTTTAGCCACTTTTGAAAGAGTTCTGAGTTGACGTAGGCAGATTTTTTGTTCATGTACACGTTGGCTCCGGGCGGAAGACCCTCTTGGAACTCTGGTCTTTTATTGACCCCTTTGATAATGACCACCGGAGGAACATAGTTGCCAACAGCGTTACAGCAAGCTATAATTGACATTGTCTCGCCTTTTTCGCTAGAAGTGATGGAATTGACTACTTTGGCACCTTTAGTAGCAATAACTTTACCAGGATTATTGTTCATTTGAACTCCAGTTTCGTCAGTATTATAAATTCGATCAGGTTTATCgatcaaattattttcagttaGTACTTTTAgcaataatacaaacattttgtttacttcATCTCGATTTAATCCTTGAGCCCTTGCAATAGACAAACCTTCTGCCTGGCGAATACTGAGTTCTGGGTGTCGTTCAAGAAATGATTTGAGCCAGTGCTGACCAGCCATACGTGTCTCTTTGTTAAAAGAATTTTCCAAACCCAGTTTCTGGGCAAATTTAAACGCGAGTCTTCTTACATCCTGTCGTGTTGTGGGAAATCCTGCCTTTtctaatttttgtatgtgcgCTACGAGACGTTTCTCGTTATCAAAGTCCAGTGTGGGATGTTTTCctgaaaaagaagaaattaataGGTACAGGAAAAAAACGTAGGATTCAAAAAGGAcaagtatgaaaaaaaaactaagaagACAGTGCCtaaattgaatttgattaCGGCAATTAATTCCTCTATTACTTACCCAAAGTAAGTTTTTCACAGTTTTTTTTAGCATATCGCCTCCTCAAAGTTCGAGATGGAATACCATAACGACGAGATATTTCATTTACACCGACTTGGCCTTTATCCATTTCCCCAAAAGCTTTGCAAAGGGCTTCTTCTGACCAAGCAGCACGAACGGGTGCCcctattttccttttatattttcgcGGCATtatgtctaaaataaaaaatgaaattaggtGATACGctgcattatttttacaagtaCAGTGAAGTATGACATTTAAAGGTATAAAAGGCTCATAAATAAACTGGAAAGTCAATTTTCCTACTAAGTTGCATATTaagtagatatttaaaaaaaatcttacctaAGCCTAAGTACCTGTGAATAAATCATAGAGGATATATGCCTTTAAGGGCGTCTATACTCAGTCAATAGTGGGGCCTCTATCCTTTTTAGTAGGGATAGACGCCccagcaaataaataaaaatacttaaataatttcgtaattttataaacacaccataaatataaatgatacatactatttaaataacaatacacaCTTAAAACTTACCTTCGAAAACGAAAGTTCTGAACACGTCAAAATGTCACTGTCACAAGAATCATGCAAGCGCGAAAAATTTTGCAACGTTTTTTTTACTCAAGCGGCGATACGTGCAGTCCTGTCGAAGCGCGTGCGCGGACTGAGCTGTGCGGGGCGAGATCTGTCCGAGGAACTTGGTACTAGAGCGTGAACTTGGTTTTAAATTCTCTTTTTTTAAGGCGCGGCGTCTATCCTCCAAGGGCGTCTATCCCACTTTTACCCTAactaagtgttaataaataaacttttcccACGTGGTCACctaaattagaattaaattatatattttaaaataggtacCGGTTACCGCCTAACATTCACAACTATCGGACTACCTCGAGAACAAGCCCTAACTGAAGTGATACAATCTCACATCCCCGACGCCACACTCAAAGAAACCTCTATCAACTCAATCTCATACAGTCTCCCAGCTAAAGACAGTACGAAGTTTCCAAAATTATTTACGGCTTTGGAGAATAAGAGGGCACAACTCGGCATTGATTCTATTGGCGTGGGAAAGTCGACGTTGGAggaagtttttttaaagtaagtaaattctatttaatcttaatatatatatatttcttgtgtgcgtgtgtatgtgactgaactcctcctaaacgactggaccaattttgatgaaattttttgtgtgtgttcgtggagattcgagaatggtttagattcacaattttgtccgctggacaatgtttttttttaattaattagtacttgttgattttggaatgttttacattggatccgacagaccaATGTGTTTTTGTAGACCATgggctggatcgttagatattgtcataacatttgaataataattttcatcaaaatggtccagatgttttagcttattaaaaaaagtttgcaattttcaaattaaagacgtatagacaggacaacgtctgtcggatccgctagtatatatatatatatatattcattgtGAGTCAATTTACCTTTGGCAGAGTTTTTACATACCTGTTTATACAtactattatctatattttttctttagattttattatatttgatttttgttatagttgcatattattttaagatctttttgttaaattattattcatttcttGTACTTTACCCTCTGGAGGTGTTTCGTCCTTTtccatattagggttgcctggaagaaattgcTTGGTAGCGATAGGCTGCCCATTGcataataacttatgtaacctacttactttttttctaatatgtattattatgtctATTCTGGCAATGaagtataaataagtaaataaaaattaattttaacagtaGTTTAGGCGgcaaataatttcttttaacaatGTATTAAGACATACCTACCTTTATATATCCTTCATTTAATTCAAGTTGCCACAGataagagaaattattaatacaggAAATTAACTGTTCTCTTATCTCAATAGGAAAGGTTACGCAGGAAAGTTACAAATTATATGATGATGATAATATAAGTGTCTTTTAGTAGTAACACATAAGATTCATAATACGCAGAATACTTTCGAAATAATATAGAGTTTTAAGggtgtaaattataataaataatcgcGAGCGAACATGATTCAACCAAGCGatccaaaaaaataatgtggCGTAGGCGTAgttgtcataattttaaaatatatttgtatatcttgTTGGAGATTAAGGCCGAGCCAAAGCAAATCGAGAATTGGATAAAAcggtaaagtttttttttggattttttattatttatttatttatttaaattgtctcgatatatttatttattaagtctacaacatcatacatttacaaaatctactgataattttataaaatcttctatctgatatgtacgacaatatatgtaaatataagttttgcaaaaaaaaaatattatgtcaagGCTCAATTGATGaccttttattattacgtacgattttgttaatatatgcTTCGCTTCAATTCGTAGCGACAACGATATGTTGTGTATAGAAACTGTGTTCAAAATCATTCTATACCACGACTACTAATTCAATTCCGAATTTGACATTAGCTActgtcattttgtaaaataatgataccacATATACATGTGAAGTGATGtacacaaaaatttacaaacaatcGAGATTTATGTTTATGTCATTCAATCATAATCTTGGTGTACATATTAACgtcaaaattattgatttttatttaaatatatacataattattcataataattatttattaattagaaacattcgctttttttcataaaaagttaatatttctgtttttcatcaaaatggatCCTCAGCCAAGTACATCACAAAAAGACGTGTTACTGATAAagtaatgaatttaataaaattaatcgtcataactaaattatccggtcagaaatatttaaattcctgATATACTTAGTTTCTATTAAAGAGTAGTAgttgtttaaatatactacTGTAAACCAGAGGAAATATTCCATTTCCGTATCGAATAATTTCGCAAAgtcactatttattactttttataacgttgcaacactgaaattgtcaaatcaggaatcgaattaaaagttttagtatAGTTTATAGTCTTCGTTTTGCAAgtgtgttaatatatatataatttttattttcagattgTGCAGTGATATTACTACAAGTTTTGATGATGACGAAATCGATGGTGACATTCAAGGCAAgtgatttatatgtatacgcTGTtagataatttgtttaaatttgttttttacttataacggttttatttacagaagcCGATTACCCAAAAGTAACTggaacaaaattgtatttacgccAGTTCTCTGCTCTGTTCCGCCGTCAATTGAAGTATGTTTGGAGCAAGAAGATAGGCTTTCTTATAGCGGTATGccattatatactttttttatcgttcaatgattttttaacagttttaaagACCTGACCGCGACTGCAAATGCTAATgtgttttaagtaaaaaatacctgtgccAGGGTtgccagctcttccataacaaacattaaacaaacgatataaaaaataacggaTTGGTCTGCATTTACTGTTAATCAAAATCCGCTATCGTTAATATGTTTTAcgaaaaaatcataaaaacatCATATTATGAACATTACTGAAGCCtgacaattttttacatatcgCCCAATCtactatatttgttaatatgattattaagATTTCAGCACTCCaatcaaagttaaaatatataacgttATTTTTCAGCAAATTGTTCTacccttattttttatatacggtATAACGCATCTTACCAACGATTATAAAACCAACGAAGAAAAGAACCCACCAGCGACTATGAACCTCGGCATGTATCATGATTTGCCGAATTCGCGGGTTCTTTATAAAGTGGACAAGTCTTATAGTTTGCGAAGCCTAAGTGACGCCTATCCGAAAATCGACTTTGAAGTAGCAGATGATGTGGCTACCAGTAAGTttctaaaactttaatattgttacaagctaggggatcggatagaaaatgCCGTAGTATGTCTTCTAGGGTTTATTTCTTGAATCAATCAAtgagaaatttataaacactaATTAACCGGAAATTACTCGCAAAAATTCACTTATTacacacaaaacaaaatactgtcactaatcactttaATAATGCACAAATCACACAGTACTTAATCACTTGTGTTCACTTTATTCGCACTTTATCTCTTCGGTGTTCATCTCTTGATATCGCATTCGAAACTGTCTAGGCAGGATTGATACAGAGTAGCACACAATTCTAGAACGACGTAGTATGTATCTCTGTCTTGCACATTGCTCTGTCCCTGTCGTACGCCGTTTTAGTGTATTCAACGTGGCTTCGTAACAATAtgtatacgttttttttaatttagcggTTAATGTAAAGCTCTGAAGTAATAAGATTGCttgactattttatttatggttcCTTACCGTTTGAAGAGAATTTTCAGGAAAAAACTATTGGAAACATATGAGGGCATGCACTGATAAATTTTTGCATCTAGATTTCGTCACCTTGTTTTGTTGAATAATGTAGCTTCACATGATACATTCGTTCACAGGTCAAAATATCCTATGCCACGACTGTGAAGATGAAagcaagttttaatttttggtgTGTTTTATCTTGCACGTTGTTCACCAAACTAAAAAGtccttaattaatattttatactataactGTGTTTTAACATTAAGTTTATCTTATCTTTtgcaagttttttatttatacgttatATCATACTAAACTCATTCGTGCAACAAAACAATTACCGCTTGTTtacgttgtttttttaattaatttttaagattacAATTCGACCAATGTGCTGAACTGTGCGGAAGAGTGTTGCAAAGCGCACGGCAAAGTTCGCGCATATCCGTGCACGTTTTTGTGCGTACACGATACAAGTAGTGTACGCTTGTCGACGCGCACACACTCGTTGTTCGCGAACTCAGTCTTACTGCCGCTACCAAagcgaaaatattaattatgcgCGCGCAATATAAGCACAGCGCTTTCCTGCCCATCTATATTAGTAACTGTCGGCAGACAATTTTCTTAGTGAACAAGTGTACAACACTGCGCGCAAAACTTgacactaaaattatttcctcTTTCATAGTGTAGTGTGGACTTCCGCACTAAAACCCACATTTGTCGTGCGTTCAGGCCTGGCTTATTAAATTCCTTTTTCCTGTAAAACAATGCAGTTATAACAATTGGTGGCAGTGAGATACTGTCTCAAGCgtgtgaaaaaaaatcttcaaatttaagtaataaacgtaatattataactttttacagaTATTTTGCGTATTAGCAAGCGAAATCAGTTGGATTACAACAAGTATATCGTTGGATTGGAACTTAATCAAACCGACGCAAAGGTTTGTAAGCAAATTTTATAACGGGCCATATAAttcatgaataattattatatataatttacatacgcaacaataattgaaattaaaaaatttaattctccTTAATTCAAGACTAATCAAcacaaataagaaatatttttttaagtataggtaaatttaggttttttaaaGCAGTTGGCTTAGGCTTCAGGGTGTGACTACCATCCCTAAGGTATGTGTCtaagcatttaacattcgcttcaacggtgaaggaaaacattgtgaggaaaccgcctTGCCTATAAGTCATTGGCGTATGTCAAgcataggaggctgatcatctacttgcctattagtttgacaaattatcacgaaacagatacagaaatctgaagccgaGGCCTAACAAGGTAGCCACTGAtatatttagggcctgtttcacaatgtccggataagttccaaataagctatttattacttatcggtaggataaatagtatttttgcgtttcacgactgtcagatagcgctatacttcatgaaatgtgaagtatcttatttggaacttttatctttcgaataatttatgtgttgcatagctatttggcactttatccatacattgtgaaacggGCCTTTAaaggaattaatttatttcagattttgTTTACGACTCGTGTACGTCACGCGGCACCCGTCGCCATGAACGTTCTAACCAATTTGCTCGCGAGTCAACTATTGCCTTGGAGTGATGGTGTAACCTTGTCCACTATTAATTATCCACTGGAAACGGCGCAACAAAGGAGTGCGGAGATTGTCGAACCGAAAGAAATGAGTAACATCTTCTTATGGAGTGCCTTCATCGTCTTCAGTAAGTGTCTTTATATTGTTCAATAATTGACATACGTGCCACTTCTGGcacttttcattttaattttccttCCTATATATAAAGAACGGTGTAGAACAATATAACAAGCCGTGCCTTGCTGAGAGAGGTTTAAACATTGGTTTTCTtattcattgtttatttacaataatcaaCTACTAGGtgattttttacttacattttgtaaaaaccTTGCGACTTCAAAGCATTACGAGGGAGGAGTATAATGCCAGCTTTTCTCGTCTTGATTTGATAATTGGcagtaatgtaaatttaaaactctaGTTCTCTAGAACTCGGTCTCACTCCCTCTAGAACCCCGCCTCTCTCTCTCTAGCTCACTAAAACTCTTTCACACTCCCTCTAGAACCCCCTCTCTAGatctctctctctcactcCCTCTCACTCCCTCTAGAACTCCCCCTCTCCCtcggtttattttaattccaaGCTCTCCTAGCTCTCAAAGAAAAGTATTCGTAGAAGCAGTCAAACAGAAGATTATTAACAGGTAAACCCTCTTTCAGTTGTCATATGTACAATTATGAATGCGGCGAGCATCGCATGTAAGGAGCGGGAAACTAGTACTCGACACATATTTATCATGTCTGGGTGTCCCCCTCTGGTGTTTTGGCTCTCGACGTTGATAGCGCACATAACTATATACACTCTGTTACTGGTGATACCCACTTTGGTGGCCTGTGTCGCCCTGGATCGCGATGAAACCATTAACAAACCGGACTTTCTTGGTGAGAAAATGTTTTGAGTTCTtaagatgaaataaataatttattgagtattaaataaaacttattaagatCATCTTTaacatgtataaatatttccattCTCTGTTGTTAGCTCACGGACTCGGCACGACTAATACAAATTACGAATGGATTTAAGTCTTTTATGAACCAATCCACAAATcaggtttattaaaattctgaaTAAACTTCGTTCGTTCTTCGTAGTCTCGCTTGCCCTTTCTCTTTCTCAATACTCTTTATCAACAAATAAATGGAATAAAAGGTTCCCCTTCatcaaaagtaattttaatacattcagtcatttcataaaaaatatcgtaatatgtaatgatttattatgtttcttCATTAATTTCGAACCATTTTACTGTACTTTATTTCTTCGACAATTATTAATGCAAAAATCATCGATGATCAGTTTTCACTGATATCGATGTTTTTCTAATATCGAGCATCCCTAATGCGAATTCACCTACGCAATATAAAGCGCGACACTTGTATGAACAGCGCGGCGTACTAAGCTCGAATGTCGCGCTATATTTGGTCACGCACTTAAAAACAGCAAATGGTTACGATACCGAAATCTGACGGCACTCTTTAGAACCAAAAAGTCGAAGGcacagaaggttgatcacctacttgcctattaaaaatgACCTCTGACTCAGACAAAATGGCGTAGCAAAGGGGGGGGGGGCGGTCCACACCTGGTAACCCTAAAAGGGTGACACTCACCCGGACTCTCaactttaaaacaatgtacaaacaataaataaatcgctagcataaaaattacttttttcagAAATTCCTCCACTAGCACTAGCTCAGCTTTATGTAGAATTCGGGGATTCCCACATAAGAGCCTGACGCTGTCGTGGGGGATTCCCGTCCGAAACTCgcgatatattaataaatgtcctttgttatataaaatttattgctttttacttaCGATGGGGTGACACCACCGGGTGCCACCTAAGGCCACTGGCCCAGACTTAAAAGGCTGGAGGCCTATGCCaattgaagccactaggccaacactgttcttGTTACAGGTACCCTGTTCCTGATAATGCTGCTGAGTACGATGTCGGTCCTGTGTTTTGTCTATTTCGTGAGCTTTTTCTTCGCAGAGACCGCAGCCACCACCATTCTTGTCGtgattctgtttttttttggtaagtatttatatttagtataaagtaatagtatattttcttGATTTTTCGGGAAATCTAGCCCGCGAGGCGCAACCCGAGTGTCCTACCGACTGCGCCAATTTCACCTGCCGGTGCAgtccaaaaaaacaaatttattataaactaatttgttatataattacaaattagtGTGGTCCTCTGAAGCGCGATGCTTAAGTATGCCATTCTTAAAACctaagtattatataactagAGCTTTTAATTCGATTCCTGATTTGACAATTTCAGTGTTGCAACGTTATGACGAGTAATAAATAGTGACGTTGCGAAATTATACGATACGGAAATGGAATATTTCCGGATCGATTCCTCTAGTTTACAGTAGTATATCTAAACAACtactactttaataaaaactaagtatATCAGGAAATTAGATATTTCTGAACGgataatttagttatgacgattaattttattaaggatttgagagttttcttaaataattgtgtattattagtaatcatgAAGAATTAGACATAAGACgtgagaaataaaacaaatagatgtataattttatcagTCGTCGCCGTCATCGCTACGCTATCACTGTCactttttgtaacatttactactactgatactaaatacactacagacaatctgtgaacgttgtatataaaaatgtgggttatctataagagatagacatataccatcacggacttttctgtagaccttttcaatgtgtacaatacttagtacattattttgataaaactcgtagagttcagcctgcgtttgcaatgtaagcggaaaaaatgtaattatttacgacatcacattagaaacctcaaaaataacagtacttctccactattaaatggatgttattatacatataaaccttcctcttgaatcactctatctatataaaaaatccgcatcaaaatccgttgcgtattttcaaagatttaagcatacaaagggacatagggacagaaaAAAGCGaagttttatactatgtagtgattaataTGTCTGTGATATTGTCAATTAACATATCTAGCCTACTCATTTTTTCCTCTTCTTTGACAACATGGGATACGCATTTAGACCATTCGGTAGCCGTAATTTTTTGAATGCCTTCCTTAAATAAATTCGCACGTCTGTCAAtttgaagtttttattattttgagctACATGCCCCTTTACCTGCGCCCATATCAATTCGATAGGGTTCAGATCGCAATGGTAAAGGGGCAGTCTTAAAACCGTGATCCGATGTTGTGCTGCCATTTCGTCTACAGCGTACTTATTAAAAGAATATGTGTACATCACTACACTTTTATATgtggtatcattattttacaaaatgacagTAGCTAATGTCAAATCAGGAATTGAATTAGAATTCGTGGTATAAGCGCCGGTGGCTTCCTTCGTCAGCCGAAATCATATATTGTTAGGTGCAGGGCTGGCACATAACTAAGTTATAAGTTTGTTTAATGGTATTCCCTGGTGTAAAttcatcataaaatataattaaccgaataaattactttaacatacattaagttacatacatatatatatttaagtttttgtttaaacttagaacgttttttgtatttttctttcagtGTCAGTTTTTTTGTGCACGCGCATAGTACATACTTACTAACATCATTTTTCACTACGCGCTAAAAgaagacttaaaaatatgaaatacatataataaaatatataatattaaattcataaaatactcaatatgtatatatgtatactgtGAACGTACGATGCGAATTCATAAAGCATTCAGTAGGCGCAAGTCTTTGCCAACGAGGATTtgtgcaacagactggttCACGCCCTTGGCGTATGAATGTAGTTTTTTCGTATTAATTTAGCAAATTTTCAGGAATTATCACACCAGCTGTAAAGTCTGGAACTGAATTCTTTCAAGAGGATGTACCGGTCTATGCCAACTTCCTCCTCGCATTTGTTGCCTATACGATACCGCCACATACGGTTGCAATGGCAATGAAGCGGGCCGGCAACATCGCACGTGTGAACGCATACTGTGATCTCAATAAGGACAAATGTCCAAATCTGTTAGTTCCGGATTTAAACTTCGATGTCAAAAAATGTTGCGGTAAGTCCGGCAACGTCTCATTCACAAAACTAGTTCTAATAGAAActaacgtttatttatttttatacttatattatatcaataggAAGAAATTTATTTGGTGCCTTGGCACCCGTTTTACCTCGTCGTCTGTCGTTCCATAACTGAGCATTTTCAAAGGCAGTTTTTTTCGCGTACTACCACAATGTACATCCAGCTACTCGCCTTAATATTTCCGAGCCTATTAGACTTAGAATCCTTcaagaaacaaataatttaaaaagccggcaacgcacttgccctctggcaatgtgagtgtctttGGGCGGTGGTCcctcttaacatcagatgaaccTTCTACCCATTTACTTCACTTATATAAGAAAGTAAACTCGTTCCTCTAAGTTCGATATTTGATGAGAAAATTCTGCGGGTTAAAAGACAAAATGAAATCTCAATCTTTCaatgttctttttattataataaattcaattca
Protein-coding sequences here:
- the LOC123689398 gene encoding tigger transposable element-derived protein 6-like — encoded protein: MPRKYKRKIGAPVRAAWSEEALCKAFGEMDKGQVGVNEISRRYGIPSRTLRRRYAKKNCEKLTLGKHPTLDFDNEKRLVAHIQKLEKAGFPTTRQDVRRLAFKFAQKLGLENSFNKETRMAGQHWLKSFLERHPELSIRQAEGLSIARAQGLNRDEVNKMFVLLLKVLTENNLIDKPDRIYNTDETGVQMNNNPGKVIATKGAKVVNSITSSEKGETMSIIACCNAVGNYVPPVVIIKGVNKRPEFQEGLPPGANVYMNKKSAYVNSELFQKWLKEQFVPIKPQGKVLLILDGHSSHTTAIDLLELAQENDIILFCLPSHTTQALQPLDRSFFKPFKTYFASETKNWMLSHKDRKKNRYIAGKLIGNAWARAATSSNAVNGFRACGIFPYNPSAIPDTYFAISDNSFQNVDEGNLAQDQPVARELDANADVNSFYVEPQPGPSSSTINREREPHFGFLLYEDLAADSIIIPLEGNVSPSILSQNPNVETVKVITPGEYYLKECSPVPKIQNLDEENLAQDQPVAKELDAIADMNSYYVEPQPGPSTFNREPETVEVITPSKYLNECSPIPKIPVPLYKRGKQGAAVLNSEEHINSKKAKLKGKAKKQTPDKPKKNNQKSVPKKKRPRFSSESEQEFDESDSDQTESDKENTKCRECFDDYASTKSTADWIQCLMCKLWLHEDCTLYGDYCNRCGHKKKLAALKANLAKVNSKNK